One Ostrea edulis chromosome 2, xbOstEdul1.1, whole genome shotgun sequence genomic region harbors:
- the LOC130051794 gene encoding amidophosphoribosyltransferase-like → MENRIKKIMSETILSYSLVIMHDDKIYAVRDPFGNRPLCLGKLVSLGSIKDNTKKSEMTDGWVVSSESCSFNSIGAKYFREVLPGEVVELSKRGVKSVYMAPRLNNKAPATCIFEYVYFARPDSIMEGIFKRKFSQILYI, encoded by the exons ATGGAGAACCG AATCAAGAAAATAATGAGTGAGACTATACTTTCGTATTCACTTGTAATCATGCATGATGACAAAATTTATGCTGTCAGGGATCCATTTGGAAACAGACCTCTTTGTCTGGGAAAGCTGGTCTCACTTGGGTCAATCAAAG ACAACACAAAGAAATCTGAGATGACAGATGGCTGGGTAGTGTCATCCGAGTCATGTTCTTTCAACAGCATTGGAGCCAAATACTTCAGAGAAGTTCTACCAG GAGAGGTGGTGGAACTTAGCAAAAGAGGAGTAAAATCTGTGTACATGGCTCCCAGACTAAACAACAAGGCCCCTGCCACCTGTATATTTGAATATGTGTATTTTGCCAGACCAGACAGCATCATGGAAGGTatattcaaaagaaaatttagtcagatactatatatatag